A genomic stretch from Helianthus annuus cultivar XRQ/B chromosome 1, HanXRQr2.0-SUNRISE, whole genome shotgun sequence includes:
- the LOC110866140 gene encoding serine carboxypeptidase-like 40 — MKNKTMLAIFISLFLSTFVYQTHANKQVHALVRLYNAKLSKASVVDISHFETPKGLHKAKVILPQTGRKENDKIDKLPGQPYVKFDQYGGYVTVNESAGRAFYYYFVEAEKSKESLPLLLWLNGGPGCSSLGYGAMQELGPFRINSDGKTLYVNKFSWNRAANVLFVESPAGVGFSYSNKSSDYQNMGDKSTATDNYMFLLNWLERFPEYKERDFYIAGESYAGHYVPQLAQTIIYYNLKHNKTLINLKGILIGNAVINDETDLIGMFDYLGSHAIISDETAFAIQKYCNFSPNAVTQSDMCIDAAKDVGYNTEAVDIYNIYAPLCFDGNLTTNPKKTSWQNFDPCSDYYTSAYMNRQDVQEALHANVTKLDHDWEACSGILTAWTDSPLTVIPLLEEFMKLKLRIWVFSGDTDARVPITSTKLSISSMKLPIKTKWHPWFHEKEAAGFAQVYTGDITLVTVREAGHQVPSYQPKRALALVRHFISGKPLVDPSRR, encoded by the exons atgaaaaataaaactaTGTTAGCTATTTTCATCTCACTCTTCCTTTCAACCTTTGTTTATCAAACCCACGCCAACAAACAAGTCCATGCATTGGTTCGACTCTACAACGCGAAACTATCAAAAGCCTCTGTCGTAGATATAAGCCATTTCGAGACACCTAAAGGTTTACACAAAGCAAAAGTCATTCTTCCTCAAACAGGACGAAAAGAGAATGACAAAATTGACAAACTTCCCGGCCAACCATATGTCAAGTTTGACCAGTATGGTGGCTATGTCACCGTAAATGAATCCGCAGGGCGGGCTTTTTATTATTACTTTGTTGAAGCTGAGAAATCTAAGGAGTCGTTGCCACTTCTTCTTTGGCTAAATGGag GGCCAGGTTGCTCATCGCTTGGTTATGGAGCAATGCAGGAGCTCGGACCATTTCGAATCAACAGTGATGGGAAAACTCTTTATGTAAACAAATTTTCTTGGAATCGCG CTGCAAATGTATTATTTGTTGAGTCGCCTGCTGGAGTAGGGTTTTCATACTCTAACAAATCCTCAGACTATCAAAATATGGGTGACAAATCAACAGCAACAGATAATTATATGTTCTTGTTAAATTGGCTTGAACGATTTCCAGAATATAAAGAGAGGGATTTTTATATAGCTGGAGAGAGCTATGCAGGACATTATGTGCCACAGCTTGCGCAAACCATTATTTACTACAACTTGAAACATAATAAAACGCTTATCAATCTCAAAGGGATCCTT ATTGGGAACGCAGTAATCAATGATGAGACAGATTTGATAGGAATGTTCGATTACCTTGGTTCGCACGCTATAATATCAGATGAAACTGCTTTTGCAATCCAGAAATATTGTAACTTTTCACCAAACGCAGTCACGCAATCGGATATGTGCATTGATGCTGCAAAAGATGTTGGATACAACACTGAAGCTGTCGACATCTACAACATCTATGCCCCTTTATGCTTTGATGGCAATCTTACTACAAATCCTAAGAAGACATCG TGGCAGAATTTTGATCCTTGTAGCGATTATTACACGTCTGCGTATATGAATCGTCAAGATGTTCAAGAGGCCCTCCATGCCAATGTAACAAAGCTCGATCATGATTGGGAAGCATGCAG TGGAATCCTTACAGCTTGGACAGATAGCCCTTTAACAGTTATTCCACTCCTTGAGGAATTCATGAAGCTTAAGCTGCGCATTTGGGTATTTAG TGGAGATACTGATGCAAGAGTACCAATCACGTCAACCAAGTTATCCATTAGTTCCATGAAGCTTCCTATAAAAACTAAATGGCATCCATGGTTTCATGAAAAAGAG GCGGCTGGATTTGCACAAGTTTATACGGGAGATATAACATTAGTGACTGTTCGAGAGGCAGGTCACCAGGTTCCAAGTTACCAACCAAAGAGGGCTCTGGCACTGGTCAGGCATTTTATATCAGGGAAGCCGCTAGTGGATCCTTCAAGACGTTGA
- the LOC110866116 gene encoding uncharacterized protein LOC110866116 has product MKVRKGDVCLDMQVKAHRQPQRRSERSRRAIAANRNPSAARFMANQPAMGLQLALLGRDASTAEQETVMIDEFVTDIREFSVCYFIMLTYIINIMYFPPLLVILYLGSDVPMKLKVVFLLLLPWSLRWTVINLLV; this is encoded by the exons ATGAAAGTACGAAAAGGCGACGTGTGTCTAGACATGCAGGTGAAAGCTCATCGTCAG CCGCAGCGGCGCAGCGAGCGCAGCCGACGAGCAATTGCAGCCAACAGGAACCCTTCAGCAGCCCGTTTTATGGCCAATCAACCAGCCATGGGTTTGCAACTTGCACTGCTAGGTCGAGATGCATCAACAGCA GAGCAAGAAACTGTCATGATTGACGAATTTGTAACAGACATCAGGGAGTTC TCAGTTTGTTACTTCATTATGCTGACTTATATAATTAATATTATGTATTTTCCTCCATTGttggtgatactttatctcggtTCCGATGTACCAATGAAGCTGAAGGTGGTATTTTTGCTGCTGTTGCCTTGGTCTTTGCGGTGGACAGTAATAAACCTCTTG GTATAG